From the Candidatus Neomarinimicrobiota bacterium genome, one window contains:
- a CDS encoding MBL fold metallo-hydrolase, producing the protein MRFNSGQRPVRGESNFDMTDTFVPVSLFAVLLCAMLNSFNYLSAGQSGTAVVLLGTGTPNADPDRSGPAVAVVVNGQPYLVDFGPGVVRRAAAASRSGVDALEVTNLTRAFVTHLHSDHTVGYADLIFTPWVLGRAVPLQVYGPKGLRAMTRHLTAAYREDIKIRLNGLEPANSTGYRVEAHEIKPGVIYEDSNVSVTAFPVEHGSWREAFGYKFVSSDKTVVISGDARPSQSIIDQCNGCDILVHEVYSASRFRQRPPEWQTYHASFHTSSTELAEIASAARPGLLVLYHQLFWGATEEELLKEISSQYDGKVVSGRDLEVYE; encoded by the coding sequence GTGCGTTTCAACTCAGGACAGCGGCCGGTAAGGGGCGAGTCTAACTTCGACATGACTGATACCTTCGTTCCCGTGTCACTGTTCGCCGTTCTACTGTGCGCGATGCTCAATTCGTTCAATTACCTTTCTGCGGGCCAGTCGGGAACTGCGGTGGTACTCCTGGGGACGGGAACGCCCAACGCTGATCCCGATCGATCCGGTCCTGCTGTAGCTGTTGTCGTAAACGGTCAGCCTTATCTGGTCGATTTTGGTCCGGGCGTCGTTCGGCGGGCCGCTGCTGCATCCCGTTCCGGCGTGGATGCGCTCGAAGTCACCAATCTGACGCGCGCATTTGTGACTCATCTCCATTCTGATCACACCGTCGGCTATGCCGATCTCATCTTCACACCGTGGGTACTCGGGCGAGCGGTACCTCTGCAGGTATACGGTCCGAAAGGTCTGAGAGCCATGACACGGCATCTTACCGCGGCTTACCGAGAGGATATCAAAATCAGGCTCAACGGGCTCGAACCGGCGAACAGTACCGGCTACAGAGTGGAAGCTCATGAGATTAAGCCGGGTGTCATCTATGAGGACTCCAATGTATCGGTGACAGCCTTTCCCGTGGAGCACGGCAGCTGGCGAGAGGCGTTCGGATATAAATTTGTATCTTCAGACAAAACAGTAGTCATATCCGGCGATGCACGGCCGAGCCAGAGCATTATAGATCAGTGTAACGGGTGCGACATTCTTGTGCATGAGGTCTATTCTGCGTCCCGCTTTCGCCAAAGACCCCCGGAGTGGCAGACATATCATGCGAGTTTTCACACCTCCAGCACAGAACTGGCAGAAATTGCGTCAGCGGCCCGGCCCGGTCTGCTGGTCCTGTATCATCAGCTTTTCTGGGGCGCCACGGAAGAGGAACTCCTGAAAGAAATATCATCTCAATATGACGGCAAAGTTGTTTCAGGCCGTGACCTTGAGGTGTATGAATGA